The window TTTTAAGGAAGACATTTCAGAAAAATAGTTGCCAAGATTTGTTTCGGTAGGCACCTGCAGCTTTTTACGCAGCCGGTACCTGCTTATTTCAACCCCACGTACGGATATGTTCATGAGCTGCGCTATTTCCTTACTGGATAAGTTCATCCTTAAATAAGCGCAAAGCTTAAGCTCATGCGCGCTTAATAAGGGATGAGCTTCTTTGACTGCTTTTAAAAAATCGCTGTGCGTGTTATCAAAATACTCGGCGAACTGATCCCATTCTTTATCCATTTTACTTTCCTGGTTCAGGATCCTGATCATCTTTTTTAGTTCTTCGGATGGCATATCATCGCTTGATTTGCGCAGGTGTACCAGCTCTTCCCTTATTTTGCCTAACAATTCGCTTTTTTGCAGCAGGTGCAAAGCCACAGAGGCCAGCTCGGAGTTTTTACCTAATATTTCTGATTCCAGCTTTTCATTTTTGAGGGCAATGATCTCCTTTTCTGATTTTTCCATTTCCAGCTGGTGCAGGTATTTCAATCGTTTTTGTTCTTCTTCATATTTTTGTTTCTGGCGGAGGAATTTTCTTTTAAGCCATTTGTAGAACAAATAATTAAACACAATAAGCAATATACCATATATACAATAGGCCCATGTGGTACGGTACCATGGAGGCAATATGGTAAACGTATAACTTGTAAGGTCCGATTCGTCGCCCAGGTTACTTCTTGCCTTAATTTGAAAGGTATAAGTGCCCTCAGGCAGGTTGGTGTAATCTCTTTCTGTCCGTCTTGACCAGGCCGACCATTCGTGGTCAAAATTCTTTAATAAACAGCTGTACTCAATATTTGATTGCTTTTGGAACGAAGGCGAGGAGTACTCGAAATGCAGGGTGTTTTGTTTGATGCGCAGTTTTTTGACGGTATTCTTTTCGTCCGGGCTGTTAAAGGCTGCTATTCGATATCCGCCGTTTAAAACGCTGTCAGCGTCGCCCGAAGCCCTTACCTGCCGGAGCAACACCCTGATTAAACTCTTGTTAGCCTTGTATTTCCTATAATTGATATGGTAAAATCCCTTTTCAGCGCCTACGAATATATTCTCGTCATTTAAAGGATAGATGTTCTCAAAGTCGCTCACCAGTTTACCGTTAAGTTCAGGGAAATAGATCAAACGGGGTTTATGCGCTGAAAAATCAACTACGCCCAGTTTCTTTTCTTCGATAAACCAGATATTGCCGCCGGCATCTTCCTTCAGATAACACAATGCTTTATTTTTAAAAATGGGCTCAAAATAGGTAGAGGCTTCAAACCTGTCGGTACCGGCGTTGTATTCATAGATGCCTTTTTCGGTAGCCACAACCATGCGGTTCCTGATATGGAAAAGGCGGTTTTTTAAATCAGAAGGCAGACCGTTATGGTGATTATACAATTTCGCGCTGGATTGGCCGGGCAGGCTGAGCGCTATTTTATAAATCCCTTTGTACGTATGCGCTACCCATGCGGTATGGTTTTGTACAATAACAAAACGGGATGATTCATTAAAGTTGATCGACCGGTCCTGTACAAAAGCATTATTGCTGTACCTGATCAGGTCGAGGCCGTTATAGCCGCCGGCCACAATGGTTGACGATGGTAATACCTTATCATACGGCGTAAAGTTCCAGTAACCAAAACGGGTACTTATGGGATAGGCCTTTTTGTTTTTTATTTGAAAAGCACCTTCATGATGCGCCAGTAACAAATTGTCGTTTACTTTAAAGAGTCCCCATGCCGATGCTTTTGTTCCCGGAACTGTTTTAAACGTGCCGTTAATATCACTCAGGTCGGCATGGCCATCAACGGATAGCTGGTATAGCCAGTTCGAGGTGCCAACATATAAGGTATGATCGAACAATATAGAACTGTAGCCGGCACCCTCATTTAGTTTTTCGGGATAGATATGCTTGATAGCGCTGTTATAAGCATTAAAATCGATCCCGTTATCAAGCCCCATCCACAGGTTCCGGTCCTTATCTAAAAATAAACTTAATACGGTATTATTTTGCAGGCCTTCTTTGCGGGTGAAATTTTGAAGGATACGCCCTTGTTTATCGATAATGTACAAGCCACCCATATGCGTGCCAACGGCGATGTGCCCATTATCCATCATCATGGCGCACATGATCTGCTGATCAAGAAAAGGGTCGGCATCTTTAAATCTAAAACGGCTTACCGTTTGATGTGCTAAAATAAACAGGCTTTTTTTCAGCGTGTTGATTAGAATACTGTCTTTGTTTAAATGCAGCAAACCGGTAACAGCCAGGTACTGCGGCATTGATTCATTTATTGGTAAGGGTGCCCATTCTCCGTTTGAAAATTGAAAAAGGCCTTTTTTTGCATCCTGGGCTATAAGCTGATTATTGCAGGTTCCTAAAAATTGCCATTGTGAAACAGGCTGGTACGCGGTGATCGATTTGCCATCGAACTGAAAAATATTGTTTTGCGAACGGAAAAACATTTTATCATCAAAGGATACAATATCCCAGATATCTTTAAATGAGGTGATTTTTTCCGGCAGCAGGTTCTTTAATGAAGTAAATGCCAGGTTACCATCTTTGTCAGGCAAAAAATAGCCCATCTCATTTTGCCCGCCGGCGTAAATCCTGCCGTTTTCGCCAAGTGCTATAGACCGGATAATAGTTTTGTTGGGCAAAGGGTTAAGTTTCCAGTAAGTACCGTCGAAACTTAACAGGCCCTCGCTGTTGGCAAAATAGATGATGCCATTTTTATCCTGCACAATCCCCCTGTTTTGTAAGCCACCGTTGTAATCGCTCCTGTAATAAGAAATGATATTAGGCAGCCCGATCGGGTTTTGGCCGTAGGTAAGACCGAACTTCAGTAATAAAAAAAACAAGAGCCATCTTTTTTTCATACAAGTACCAAATTTTCTTAAATAATCTAAAAAACGTGCCTTTAAATAAGGATTTGCGATATAAACAGCCTTATGATGTAGTAATGAAGTAACCTCAAATTATATCACTGGTGCTGCAAAAATTAATTTTGACCCATAACCAAACGATAAATAAAGTCTGAATAATAATTAAAAAATTGGTTTGCCAGGCCGATACACCTTACGCATTTAGCGTGGAAGTTAAATAAAGTTTTTAAAACATGAAATAATATATACAATGAGAAAAACGACACTCTTTTTATTTCTTTTATTTTCAGTAAAGTGCTATTGCCAGCCGTTTGAGCCTGTCAACAAAAATGCCTCGCCTGAAGCCAGAAAGCTTTTAAGCTATTTATATCGCATCAATGGTAAATATATTTTATCGGGCGAGCATGGCGGCGGTAACCGTTTTTTAGATAGCGTGAAGTCATTAACAGGAAAATATCCGGCACTATGGGGGAGTGATTTTATTTGGTCCGGGCCGGCGGGCGGCGGCCAGCGTGTGGTTGACCAGGCCATTGCAAATTACAAAAAGGGTTATATCATAGCGCTGATGTGGCACCAGGGACGTCCTATGGATAGCCCGCCATATGGTTTTAAACAAAGTGTCCAGGCAAAAATAACAGATGAAGAATGGACGCAGATAACCACCCCCAATACAGCGCTGAATAAAAAGTGGCTTGCCCAGATCGACACGATAGCTGTTTATTTAAAGCAATTGAAGGATGCCCATATCCCTGTGTTGTGGAGGCCTTATCATGAAATGAACGGCGTTTGGTTCTGGTGGGGAAACCGGCCAGGCAAAAACGGTATAGCTAAACTTTGGAAAATGATGTATGACCGCTATGTTAATGATTACCATTTAGATAACCTGATATGGGTTTGGGGAGCTAATGGGCCCAGGGACTTGCCCGAGGACGAAGCCTATTCCTATAAAGGATTTTATCCGGGTGCAGCGTTTGTAGATATTTTAGGAACAGACATCTATCACGCCGATTACGAGCAGAAGGATTACACCGAATTGCTTAAGCTGGCGAAGGGCAAACTGATAACGTTAAGTGAAGTTGGCGAATTGCCGAACGCCAGCGTATTGAAAGCGCAGCCATTGTGGTCATGGTTTATGGTGTGGACTAATTTTATATGGACCAATAATTCAAAATCTGCAGTGAGGGAGATTTATGAACGACCTGAAACCATCTCGCTTGGTGATGAGCATGATATCAAATACTAAAATATATACATCATCGGCAAGGCAAATTACTTTGGATTGCTGCCATCTGTTCATCAATTGAAATTAGTCAGCCTTTCTTTCGGTTAGTGGCGTTGGAACTTAATACCTCCGCTGTTGGCGGAACAGCGGATAGGTGAGCATTCATAAGTCTTTAAAACATGAAACAATATATACAATGAGAAAAACCAGCTTACGCAAAACTATTAGTACAATTTGCCTTTTATCAGCAGGTCTGTGTGCCATGGCACAGCAACAACCCATAGGGATTTTCGAGGGACAACTTGATGTAGGTGCCAACACCAAGCCCGGCTCCGGCACTTACCTGCCCGGAAGCCGTCAATACATCATTTCCGGCGCGGGTTATAATATCTGGTTTGATCATGATGAGTTTCATTATGTGTACAAAAAGATAAAGGGCGACTTTATACTGTACACCCGCGCTGAATTTGTTGGCTGGAACGGTGTGGAAGAACACCGTAAGGTGGGCTGGATGGTGCGTAAATCACTGGATGGAAATTCGGCCCAGGTTAACGCTGTTGAACACGGCGACGGGCTTACTTCCTTACAGTTCAGAAGAACTGCCGGTGCTGCTACCGAAGAGATCAGATCAAAAATTACACATGCCAATATTATCCAGCTGGAAAGAAAAGGAAATACTTATACCATGCGGATGGCCAAATACGGCGAACCTTTTGTTACCGAACAGGTAGCGGACCTTGACCTGGGCGAAGAGGTATATGTGGGGCTTTTTGTGGGTTCACACAATCCGGATGTCGCCGAAACCGGTGTTTTCAGGGATGTGAAGATCACAGTGCCTTTTGCAGGCATAGCCGATCAGCGGACACAAATGACCCTGGGCAGCGACCTTGAACTGATGGAAGTTGCCACAGGTAACCGTGAAGTTATTTATTCGGTACCTTATTCCATACAAGCGCCAAACTGGCTGCCCGATAACAAAAGCCTTATTTTTAATGACAGCAAAGGGCTTCTGTATAATTTTGATCTGGCTTCGCGTACCCCGGTTTTATTAAACACCGGTAATGTTAAAAAT is drawn from Mucilaginibacter ginsenosidivorax and contains these coding sequences:
- a CDS encoding helix-turn-helix and ligand-binding sensor domain-containing protein, coding for MKKRWLLFFLLLKFGLTYGQNPIGLPNIISYYRSDYNGGLQNRGIVQDKNGIIYFANSEGLLSFDGTYWKLNPLPNKTIIRSIALGENGRIYAGGQNEMGYFLPDKDGNLAFTSLKNLLPEKITSFKDIWDIVSFDDKMFFRSQNNIFQFDGKSITAYQPVSQWQFLGTCNNQLIAQDAKKGLFQFSNGEWAPLPINESMPQYLAVTGLLHLNKDSILINTLKKSLFILAHQTVSRFRFKDADPFLDQQIMCAMMMDNGHIAVGTHMGGLYIIDKQGRILQNFTRKEGLQNNTVLSLFLDKDRNLWMGLDNGIDFNAYNSAIKHIYPEKLNEGAGYSSILFDHTLYVGTSNWLYQLSVDGHADLSDINGTFKTVPGTKASAWGLFKVNDNLLLAHHEGAFQIKNKKAYPISTRFGYWNFTPYDKVLPSSTIVAGGYNGLDLIRYSNNAFVQDRSINFNESSRFVIVQNHTAWVAHTYKGIYKIALSLPGQSSAKLYNHHNGLPSDLKNRLFHIRNRMVVATEKGIYEYNAGTDRFEASTYFEPIFKNKALCYLKEDAGGNIWFIEEKKLGVVDFSAHKPRLIYFPELNGKLVSDFENIYPLNDENIFVGAEKGFYHINYRKYKANKSLIRVLLRQVRASGDADSVLNGGYRIAAFNSPDEKNTVKKLRIKQNTLHFEYSSPSFQKQSNIEYSCLLKNFDHEWSAWSRRTERDYTNLPEGTYTFQIKARSNLGDESDLTSYTFTILPPWYRTTWAYCIYGILLIVFNYLFYKWLKRKFLRQKQKYEEEQKRLKYLHQLEMEKSEKEIIALKNEKLESEILGKNSELASVALHLLQKSELLGKIREELVHLRKSSDDMPSEELKKMIRILNQESKMDKEWDQFAEYFDNTHSDFLKAVKEAHPLLSAHELKLCAYLRMNLSSKEIAQLMNISVRGVEISRYRLRKKLQVPTETNLGNYFSEMSSLKKDPIGQH
- a CDS encoding glycosyl hydrolase; the protein is MRKTTLFLFLLFSVKCYCQPFEPVNKNASPEARKLLSYLYRINGKYILSGEHGGGNRFLDSVKSLTGKYPALWGSDFIWSGPAGGGQRVVDQAIANYKKGYIIALMWHQGRPMDSPPYGFKQSVQAKITDEEWTQITTPNTALNKKWLAQIDTIAVYLKQLKDAHIPVLWRPYHEMNGVWFWWGNRPGKNGIAKLWKMMYDRYVNDYHLDNLIWVWGANGPRDLPEDEAYSYKGFYPGAAFVDILGTDIYHADYEQKDYTELLKLAKGKLITLSEVGELPNASVLKAQPLWSWFMVWTNFIWTNNSKSAVREIYERPETISLGDEHDIKY
- a CDS encoding TolB family protein; this encodes MRKTSLRKTISTICLLSAGLCAMAQQQPIGIFEGQLDVGANTKPGSGTYLPGSRQYIISGAGYNIWFDHDEFHYVYKKIKGDFILYTRAEFVGWNGVEEHRKVGWMVRKSLDGNSAQVNAVEHGDGLTSLQFRRTAGAATEEIRSKITHANIIQLERKGNTYTMRMAKYGEPFVTEQVADLDLGEEVYVGLFVGSHNPDVAETGVFRDVKITVPFAGIADQRTQMTLGSDLELMEVATGNREVIYSVPYSIQAPNWLPDNKSLIFNDSKGLLYNFDLASRTPVLLNTGNVKNNNNDHVLSFDGKMIGLSSNVKELGGSIVYTVPVTGGTPKQITPKGPSYLHGWSPDGKSLVFCGERDGEFDVYKVPVNGGKEIRLTTTKGLDDGPEYTPDGKYIYFNSVRSGLMQIWRMKPDGSEQEQVTTDDFNNWFAHISPDGKWMVFLSFLKDEVEPGIHPPYKHVYIRLMPIAGGKPRVLAYVYGGQGSINTPSWSPDGKHIAFISNSIK